One Deltaproteobacteria bacterium DNA window includes the following coding sequences:
- a CDS encoding GAF domain-containing protein — protein MLSVRPSKEIDALVELSSMINSSLDIFEVLNCAMRFAEEVIGAEGSSIFEIDYTRNELFFRILSGHETHTVREIRMKMGEGVAGWVARTGEPVIVPDTEKDTRFSSKIDLITGFKTRSIIALPIRNNGRLTGVLELVNKRGPTPFNQEDLEFLTIAANQIGIAMVNARLYERLKEKFTLTQAELKKTQEQLLRTERLSALAELSQGVAHEVRNPVMSIGGFARRLKSRLHSDKTLESYVDIILKESARLEQMVKDVEAYTAMPEPDIREVKLSDVLHHALSAWENAPGIHHLDIQLTPLPEDPTLYLDKEQISLALINLFQNAAEAMPRGGAVLVSTTWEDEYLSIRVKDNGPGIDPEDLPRIFDPFFTAKSQGSGLGLTTVNRIVNNHRGQVKVWSEPGVGTEFQIRLPPHLPPGRIWR, from the coding sequence ATGTTATCCGTCCGTCCCTCCAAGGAAATTGACGCCCTGGTAGAGCTGTCGTCCATGATCAACTCCTCCCTGGATATCTTTGAGGTGCTGAATTGTGCCATGCGCTTTGCCGAAGAGGTCATCGGTGCTGAAGGGAGTTCCATCTTTGAGATAGATTATACACGCAATGAGCTGTTCTTCCGGATTCTGAGCGGGCACGAGACCCATACCGTCAGAGAAATCCGTATGAAGATGGGAGAAGGGGTCGCCGGATGGGTGGCGCGGACCGGGGAACCGGTCATTGTTCCGGATACGGAAAAGGATACCCGGTTCAGCTCGAAAATCGATCTCATCACCGGATTCAAGACCCGCTCCATCATCGCTCTCCCCATCAGAAACAACGGTCGCCTGACAGGCGTCCTGGAGTTGGTCAACAAGCGCGGGCCCACCCCATTCAACCAAGAGGATCTGGAATTCCTGACCATTGCGGCCAATCAGATCGGGATCGCCATGGTCAACGCCAGGCTGTATGAGCGGTTGAAGGAAAAATTCACCCTGACCCAGGCCGAATTGAAGAAAACCCAGGAGCAACTTCTCCGCACAGAGCGTTTGTCTGCCCTGGCGGAACTCTCGCAGGGCGTGGCCCATGAGGTCCGGAACCCGGTCATGAGCATCGGCGGCTTTGCCCGGCGTCTCAAGTCCAGGCTGCATTCAGACAAGACCTTGGAATCCTACGTGGATATCATCCTTAAGGAATCCGCCCGGCTGGAGCAGATGGTAAAGGACGTGGAAGCCTACACCGCCATGCCTGAACCGGATATACGAGAGGTTAAACTGTCGGACGTGCTGCACCATGCACTTTCCGCATGGGAGAATGCGCCCGGGATACACCACCTGGATATTCAACTGACACCTCTCCCCGAAGATCCGACCCTCTATTTGGACAAAGAACAGATTTCCCTCGCCCTTATCAATCTGTTCCAGAACGCCGCAGAAGCCATGCCCCGGGGAGGGGCCGTTCTTGTTTCAACAACCTGGGAGGATGAATACCTCTCCATTCGTGTGAAAGACAACGGTCCGGGCATCGATCCTGAAGATCTCCCCCGCATCTTTGATCCGTTTTTCACCGCAAAATCGCAGGGATCCGGTCTGGGACTGACCACCGTGAACCGGATCGTGAACAATCACAGGGGCCAGGTCAAGGTGTGGTCGGAGCCGGGCGTCGGGACCGAATTTCAGATTCGTCTTCCACCGCATCTCCCGCCGGGGAGGATCTGGCGATGA
- a CDS encoding HAD-IA family hydrolase — MAIKGVLFDFDGTLTVPGALNFPAIKRLLGCPVDHPILEFIALQPPECRPGLMKILEEQEDLAAELSLPNRGAERCLQSLIRKQMPMGILTRSRLKPIRMSLERFRGITIDHFEVVITREMSLPKPHPDGVIKAAERMGLSPGELVVVGDFSFDVISGKRAGAVTVLLTNGGVSVMASNDPEPDYIIDHLEELPPLLTHAPES, encoded by the coding sequence ATGGCGATCAAAGGCGTCTTATTTGATTTTGACGGAACCCTGACGGTTCCGGGAGCGCTCAATTTTCCTGCCATCAAGAGGCTTCTGGGGTGTCCCGTGGACCACCCCATCCTGGAGTTTATAGCGTTGCAGCCTCCGGAGTGTCGGCCCGGGCTCATGAAGATCCTGGAGGAACAGGAGGATCTGGCGGCTGAATTGTCCCTTCCCAACCGGGGGGCGGAAAGATGTCTTCAGTCCCTGATAAGAAAACAGATGCCGATGGGCATTCTGACCAGAAGCCGGCTGAAGCCGATCAGGATGTCGCTGGAAAGATTCAGAGGGATCACCATCGACCATTTCGAGGTTGTTATCACCCGCGAGATGTCGCTCCCAAAACCCCATCCGGACGGCGTGATCAAGGCGGCGGAACGCATGGGACTTTCCCCCGGGGAACTGGTGGTGGTAGGGGATTTCAGTTTTGATGTGATTTCGGGTAAAAGGGCGGGGGCCGTCACAGTGCTCCTCACCAATGGCGGGGTATCGGTCATGGCCTCCAACGACCCTGAGCCCGATTACATTATTGACCACCTTGAAGAACTCCCTCCCCTCCTTACACATGCTCCTGAGTCATAA